DNA from Bacteroidales bacterium:
GGAGGAAAAAGATAACTCAGATACAGATAAAAACGTATAACCAGAATCTTCAGGATTATTGTGTGGAAATCCTAATTTTGATTGCCAAAAACTCATATAACTTACATTTTGAAAGAAAATCTATAGATGAGTTTTTGTATGTTTTTTATCTGTAAAGTCAAATTTAAATACCTTAGAATATGAGAAATCGTTCACAAAAAATCCGCCTGGGAATTTTTCTCTTTGTTAGTCTTGCCATTCTGCTTTCCGTTATCGGATTTTTTACAGCAAGGGAATTCTTCGAAAAAGAAGATATTTATTATGTCTCTTACGAAGGAGTATCTGTCAGTGGCCTTGAAGTGGGCAGTCCGGTTAAATATATGGGTATCAAAGTAGGTACCATTAAAGATATACGTATAGATCCCCAGGATGTTAACCGGGTAGTTCTGACTCTGTCTTTGCAACCCGATACCCCTATTAAGGCTGATGCGCATGCTGATATAACCTCTATCGGAATTACCGGATTAAAGGCTATAGAAATCAGCGGAGGAAGTAACAAGGCAGAATCCCTGGAACCAGGCTCCCATATTCCCGCTGGCTCGTCCATTACACAGGAAATTACCGGAAAAGCGGAAATAATCGCTCAAAAAGCTGAAAAAGTGCTGAACAACCTTCAAATATTTACCGAACCTGATAATTTAAAGGGTTTTACCGAATTGATCGATAAAATAACCATACTCACAGAACAGGCCAACCGTACGGTGATCAAACTCGATACCATCGTAACTGAGAACCGGCGGGACATCCGTGAATCGATTGCCCCCATGAAAGCGATCAGTGAACGCATGGATGAATCAAGCCGGTTACTGGAAACCACCATGAAAACCATCAATCTCAGAGTGCAAAGTGATACCATTGATGATATTCTTTCTAATTTAAGGGATATTTCAGCCAGGTTAAAAGCATCCGATATCAAATCCCTAATCGGTAATGTTGCCAGGGTGGCTGATCAGGTAGAACAACTGGTGTTAAAGGTAGACAATGATTTTGATAAAAGCAGTGAGGAATTTTCCGAAAGCCTTTATTTGTTACAATTAACCCTGGACAATCTGAATAAAGCATCCACGAAGATAAATAACGATCCTTCAATCCTGCTGCGGGGAACAAAAGAGCAAGGTATTCCCGATGAGCATTTAAACAAGTAACCCATGAAAATATATCAAGCCACTCTCCTGATAACAGCTATATTGATAATGGCAGGCTGCAGTTCTTCAAAGCAGACGGTTAACCGTTATTATGTCATCGAGCCTCCGGACAGCTCTCTGATTTCAATTGATCAAAAGCATCTGCTGGCGGAAAGCCATTGTGAAATCGCACCGGTTGAAATTTACCCGGCCTTTGCTTCAAAAGATATCGCAAACAGAAGCGGTAGCCATGAGCTCCTTTATTATAAACGTCACCATTGGGCGGTAGGCCCGGCTGAATCTCTGACTTTTATCCTGAAAGACTACCTGAACCAGGCTTCTCTCTTCAAAAGGACCTCTAAAAGATTCAGGGGGATCAATCCTGATTTCAGACTGGAAACTACCGTTTACCAACTTGAAGTGGTGCAGGAACAGGAAAGTTTTTCTGCCCATCTGGCACTGGAATTTAAACTGTTCAGCAACCCGGAAGAAAGATTGCTCCTGAGTCATAGAGCTGACAGGATGGAAAAGCTTCAGGAAAACGATTTGAATTTGTTTGCAGAATCCATTGGTTTGCTTTTTTTTGAAGAATTGAACCGGTTCTCCGAAATAATCAGGAATCGGAGATCGGAGATTCAACACTCAATTGATTGATTACTGAACGTTAATTAACCAGTCAACGGCATTGAAAAGCAAAAAAGAAATACCATCCGTTCATTTTGAATTTATTGGAAATACCCTCTTTCTCAAACATTCCCTGTCGGTTTCCAATACAGAACAATTTATGAAAAAGGTATCCCAGGCTGTGGAATATCTTGATCAGAAAAATTTGGAGATCAACCTTGACCAGTTGGATTATATTGATGGTGCAGGAGTCGCAGCTCTGAACTTCCTTCGTGAAAAATTCAGTCCTCAGGGTATAAGTATTACCTATACTGGGGGAAAAGAACATATTAAGAAAAAAATGGAAATTTTTTCTTTAAATGAATTCCCAAGGGATCCAAAACCAGACAAGTCTTCTATCTTTGAGAAATTTGGCGAAGCTACTGACAGGCTGTTGCATGATTATATTTCCATCTTTATTGTCCTTATGGCAAATGTAGTCTATTGGTCTATATCCGATATTTTCATATCAAAAAAGCAACGTCGCGGAGAATTTTACAACCAGGCCGTATTAATCGGTGTGAATGCCATCTGGATTGTGGGTGCACTGTCCTTTATCATTGGTCTGGTTATGGCGCTTCAGTCATCCGCACAGCTCCGCAACTTTGGCGCCAACATATATATTGTGGATCTTACGGTGATCGCCATGATGAGCGAAATGGGTCCTTTGATAACGGCCATTATTGTGGCCGGTAGAAGCGGATCTTCCATTGCAGC
Protein-coding regions in this window:
- a CDS encoding MCE family protein, whose protein sequence is MRNRSQKIRLGIFLFVSLAILLSVIGFFTAREFFEKEDIYYVSYEGVSVSGLEVGSPVKYMGIKVGTIKDIRIDPQDVNRVVLTLSLQPDTPIKADAHADITSIGITGLKAIEISGGSNKAESLEPGSHIPAGSSITQEITGKAEIIAQKAEKVLNNLQIFTEPDNLKGFTELIDKITILTEQANRTVIKLDTIVTENRRDIRESIAPMKAISERMDESSRLLETTMKTINLRVQSDTIDDILSNLRDISARLKASDIKSLIGNVARVADQVEQLVLKVDNDFDKSSEEFSESLYLLQLTLDNLNKASTKINNDPSILLRGTKEQGIPDEHLNK
- a CDS encoding ABC transporter permease, which produces MKSKKEIPSVHFEFIGNTLFLKHSLSVSNTEQFMKKVSQAVEYLDQKNLEINLDQLDYIDGAGVAALNFLREKFSPQGISITYTGGKEHIKKKMEIFSLNEFPRDPKPDKSSIFEKFGEATDRLLHDYISIFIVLMANVVYWSISDIFISKKQRRGEFYNQAVLIGVNAIWIVGALSFIIGLVMALQSSAQLRNFGANIYIVDLTVIAMMSEMGPLITAIIVAGRSGSSIAAEIATMKVTSELDALQTMGLQPVRFTVIPKMHGSLVTMPFLTIIANITGILGGMLIAFVYLDITPQVFINRMTESLYNRDIMIGIFKSLVFAFIIVLTGSFFGLQVKEGAEGVGKVTTKAVVVSISLVMVADSIMGLFFY
- a CDS encoding membrane integrity-associated transporter subunit PqiC, whose product is MKIYQATLLITAILIMAGCSSSKQTVNRYYVIEPPDSSLISIDQKHLLAESHCEIAPVEIYPAFASKDIANRSGSHELLYYKRHHWAVGPAESLTFILKDYLNQASLFKRTSKRFRGINPDFRLETTVYQLEVVQEQESFSAHLALEFKLFSNPEERLLLSHRADRMEKLQENDLNLFAESIGLLFFEELNRFSEIIRNRRSEIQHSID